The genomic region CGCCGGCGGCCTGCATGGCCTTTACGTCTGCGGCGGCCAGTGTCTTGCCGCCAATTCCCCAGTCGCCGCTCTTCACTTCCTCGAAGATGACGAACGTGTAGGGGCGCAGCGCCTCGCCTTCCACCGCGACCATGGCCTCGGTGACGCGCTCGATCACGTCGCGCTTCTGTTCCGGGGAAAACACGCCTTCGATTCCCTTGATGGTGACCAATGGCATCTCTCTCACTCCTTCTGGTTGGGCGGAGGCGCCGCCCTGCGCGTCGCCGTGAGTGGGGACGACGAGCGGAAACCTAGCGCCGGAAGCCCGCGCATGTCCTTGCGTTCTTTGGGGAAAAGCCCGACAGTATTGGCGTTCTCTGCCAATTTTTACCTGATTAAACGTGTCTTATGCCAAAACTGACTCTCGACGCCATCGACCGGCGCATCCTGCGCGAGCTGCAGGAAGACGCCCGGCTGACCAATGTGGAACTGGCCGACCGCATCGGCCTGTCGCCCTCGCCCTGCCTGCGCCGGGTGCGGATTCTGGAGGAGGCGGGGATCATCGCCGGCTACCGCGCGACGTTGTCGCGCAAGAACGCCGGGCTGGGCCTGACCGTGTTCGTCGGCGTGAAGGTGGAGCGCCACCACGACGAGGAAGCGACGGCGTTCCAGCGGGCGGTGGCGGACGTGCCCGAGGTGATCGCCTGCTACCTGGTGTCGGGCGAGCACGATTTCCTGCTGGAGGTGGTGGTGCCGGACCTGGAAGGCTACGAGCAGTTCCTGATGGGCCGCCTGCTCAGGCTTCCCGGCGTGATCGACGTGCGCTCCAACTTCGCCATCCGCACGGTAAAGTCGCCGGCATCGCTGCCGCTCGATCACCTGCCGGTATGAGTCATATCGTCCTTGGCTCGCCAAGCCGAAGCGTGCAGCGCGAAGGCTGGTGCGGGCGGTCGGACTCGAACCGACACTCTATCGCTAGAAACGGATTTTGAGTCCGCCGCGTCTACCATTCCGCCACGCCCGCGCGGAGGAAGCGCATCATAGCGAGGGCGCGCGCCGGGTCAATGTCGGCAAGCGCCGCCTGTGGACCGTGGCGCCAGGCCGGAGTACACAAAAGCGATATTGTGCGGGGGAGGACCATGAGTTTCGGTAGAATATTTGGGCTGGTCTGGCGTGGATTCCGCATGGTTGCCGTGTTTTCCGGCAGGGACACGCGGTCGCAGTTCTGGTCCTACGCCATCTTCCTCTATCTCGCGCTGACGATGGCCCAGATTGCGGTCACCGTTCCGCTGATCTACGGCGTGATGGAGCGCAGGACCGAACTGTCCGTCGGCCATCCCGAGCTACTGGCCGCCGAGCCGGACTTCAACCGATTGATCCCGTGGGGTATCGCCGCGAGCGCAGGCTTCTGCCTGTTGCTGGCGGGCGCGGTGACGCGGCGGCTGCATGATCGCGGCCTGGGGGGCGCGTGGGGACTAATGGCCCTGCCGCCGATGCTCATCGTGCTGGTGGTCATGCTCGCCCGCGCCGGCACGAAAGGTCCCAACCGCTACGGCGACGATCCTGCCGCGCCCTAGCCCTTGCCGGTATTTGTAAGGCTGTCTCTAAAGCGCCTTGCGAAAGGTGAGGTTGTACCGCAGCTGGCCGGTAAGATCGTGATGCCCCTGCTTAAGCGCATCGACGCCGTGGAAAGCGAGTCGCGACGGGCCGCCCCAGACGGCGACGTCGCCATGGTCGACCCGGAACCGGCGCGGCTTGTCCTTCCGGTCGAGACCGCCGAACAGGAAGGTGGCGGGCACGCCCAGCGATACCGAGACGATCGGGTGCGACAGGTTCCCCTCGTCCCGGTCCTGGTGCAGGGTGAGCCGGGCGCCCGGTTCGTAGCGGTTGATCAGGCAGGCCTCGGGTTCGAAGCCGGGAAAGCCCGCTTCACGCGCCGCGCGCCCGGCCAGGCCGCGGAACAGCGGCGGCATTGCGGGCCACGGCTTGCCGGTTTCAGGATCATCGGCGCCATAGCGGTAGCCGCGCCGGTCGCTGATCCAGCCGACCGCGCCGCAATTGGTCATGGCCACCGACATGCGGAATCCACCCGGCGTGACCAGGTGCCGGAAAGGCGCCTGCGCGGCGATCCGGCCGATCGCCTCAAGCAGTGCGGCTGCCTCATCAGCGGCGAAGCCGCGCAGCAGCACCGCACCGCTGGCGAGCGGCTCGGTCGACGGACCAGCCAGACCTGCCAACAAATCCCCCGATGGCAGGCCGTCACTCATTCTTCGCTTTCCCGATCCAGCAGCGCGCGCTTGCGCTCGAGCCCCCAGCGATAGCCGGCCAGGGCGCCGCCGATGCGCTGGACCCGGTGGCACGGTATAGCGACCGAGATCGGATTGGACGCGCAGGCGCTCGCCACCGCCCGCACCGCATTCGGCGTGCCGAGCGACTCGGCGATCTGGGTATAGGTGCGGGTCTCGCCCACGGGGATCGCGACCAGCGCCCGCCACACCCGCTGCTGGAAGGCGGTGCCGCGGATGTCGAGCGGCAGGCCGAGGCCAAGCCGGGGATCGTCCACACAAGCGACCACCTGCGCCACCCACAGGTCGAAATCCGCACCGCCCGGCACCAGCGCCGCCTTGCGGAACTGGCTGCGCAACTCGTCCAGCACCGCCGCGCGGTCGTCGCCCAGCATGATGGCGCAGACGCCCCGGCTTGTGGCCGCGACCAGCACGCCGCCCAGCGAGCTTTCGCCCCAGGCGTAGCGGATGGTCTCGCCCTGACCGCCGGCCTTGAACCGGGTGGGCGTCATGCCGAGGCTGGCATTGGCGCCGGCATAAAACCGGCCCGACGAGCCGAAGCCGGCGTCATAGAGCGCCTCGGTCACGGTGCTTGCCTCGCCCAGCGCCGCGCGCACCCGCCGGTCGCGCAGGGCCCTGGCGTATTCGCGCGGCGTGACACCGGTGCGGGCCTTGAACAGCCGGTGAAAGTGGAAGGTGCTGAGCCCCGCCGCCTCGGCCAGCGCCCTCAGGTCGGGCGCTTCCTCGGCGTCCTCAATCATCCGGCAGGCCCGTTCGACCAGCGCGGCGTTGCGGTCCGCCTGACCGGGACGGCAGCGCAGGCAGGCGCGGAATCCGGCCGACTGGGCGTCCTCCCCGGTGTCGAAGAACCGGACGTTTTCGCGTTTTGCCCGCCGTGACGGACAATCGGGCCGGCAATAGATGCCGGTGGTGACGACGGCGTAGACGAAGCCGCCGGCCGGATCGCGGTCCAGCACGGCTTGCCAGCGGGATGTGTCGGTCGAGGCGATCGGGGTCATGTCCATCATCCTGATCCTTTCCATTGAGCCGCGCGCAAACGCCGGCTTCAACCCCTATCTATGGAAGGATGCAACAGCGGACACTCCGGGGCTTGCGGTTGAACTCAGGATGCAAACGACGCCGCGATGCGGGCGCGCATGGCTTCATCGGGCAGCGGGCCGCAGCCGGCGCGGGCATTGTCCGCCATGTGAACCGCATTGGCGGTGGCGGGAATGGCGCAGGTGACGGCCGGATGGCCGAGAATAAACTTCAGCAGCAATTGCGGCCAGGTGTCGCAGCCCAGCTCGGCGGCGAAGTCCGGCACCGCGCGGCCGCGCACCCGCCGGGCCAGCCCGCCGCCGCCGAACGGCCGGTTGACGATAACCGCGATGCCCTTGTCGGCCGCCAGCGGCAGCAGCCGGCGCTCGGCGGCCCGGTCGTCCAGCGCATAGTCGAGCTGGACGAAATCCATGGCCTCGGCGCGCATGGCCGCTTCCAGCGCGTCGTGGGCGGTGGGCGTATAATGGGTCACGCCCAGATAGCGCACGCGGCCCTCATCCTTCCAGCGCCGCAAGGTTTCGAAATGGGTGCGCCAGTCGAGCAGATTGTGCACCTGCATCAGGTCGGTTTTGCCGAGCAGCGCCATGGAGCGCTCCATCTGCGCGATGCCGGCGTCGCGGCCCGAAGTCCAGACCTTGGTGGCGACAAAGGCGCGGTCCAGCGATTCCATGCGGCCGAGCAGCGCACCGGCCACCGCCTCGGCCCTGCCGTACATGGGCGAGCTATCGACCAGCGAGCCGCCAGCAGCGAACAATTCCTCGAGCACCGGCACCAGCGGCGCGCCGTCGCGCACGTCGAAGGCCTGCCAGGTGCCGCAGCCGATCACCGGCAGCAACTCGCCGGTCGATGGAATGGGCCGCCGGTGCATGGTCTGCATATCGCTCTCCCGCTCACGTTCCGCTTAGATAGGCGATCCGGTTTGGATTGCAGCGGCAAAAGCGGCCTGTTACACGATTCGGGCGCACGTTCCACGGCAGCGAGGACCGCATGATTCGTTCAGCGAAACCGTCGATCTCCGGACCCGTCGTCCTGTTCGCGGCGTGCCTCGCCATGATCCTGGGCGCCTATGGTTTTCAGTATATCGGCGGGTTCGAACCCTGCGCATTGTGCTACTGGCAGCGCTACGCCTATTACGCGGCGATTCCGCTGGCCGGGCTAGCGCTGGTGGTCGCCGCGACGCGCGGCACGCCAGCCGCACGGGCGCTGTTGATCCTGACCGGCCTCGCGCTGCTGGCCGGCATGGGCATCGCCGGGTACCATGCCGGCGTCGAATATCACTGGTGGCCCGGCCCCGATACCTGTTCGGGCCCGCCGGTGACCGGCGACATCTTCCACCAGGACATCGGCCCCGGCCTGATCCGCTGCGACCAGACGCCCTGGTCCCTGTTCGGCGTGTCCATGGCGGGTTACAATTTCGTCATCTCGGGTCTGCTGGCGCTCGGCGCGTTCCGGCTGGCCCTGAAAGGACGGCCATGACCGACACGCCCGAACGCCTGCCCGGCACGCTGACCCTGGACGAAGAGAAGGCGCGGATGATCCGCGTCGACCAGGCCGGCGAATATGGCGCCGTGCGCATCTATGAAGGCCAGCTTGCCGTGCTGGGCGCCCGCACCTCAGGCGCGGTGATCCGCCGCATGGCCGCGCAGGAAGCCCGGCACCTGGATAAATTCGACCGGCTGATGACCCGGCGCCAGGTGCGCCCCACCTTGTTGTCGCCGGTGTGGCACATGGCCGGCTTCGCCCTGGGCGCGGCCACCGCGCTGATCGGCGAGAAGGCCGCCATGGCGTGTACGGTCGCCGTCGAGGAAGTGATCGACGAGCACTATTCCCGCCAGGCCGAGCGGCTGGAAGACGGCGACCCCGAACTGAAGACTCTGATCGAGGAATGCCGCGCCGAGGAGATCGAGCACAAGGCCGAAGCCGAGGAGCAGGGCGCCCGCGAGGCCATCGGCTACCCCGTCCTGACGGGCGCCATCAAGACCGGCGCCCGGCTGGCCATCTGGCTGTCGAGCAGGGTTTAGCCACCACTTTAGCCGTCATCCCGGCGAGGGCCGGGACCCAGACTTGACAGTCCGGCGCGATTCGCGCCGGTGTTTTCGTTGGGGACTGGATCCCGCCCTCCGGCGGGATGACGGCTGATGGGATTGCGAATACACTCCCCGCCACATCAAGGGGAGGATACCGAATGCTTGAAGGCAAAGTCGTACTCGTGACCGGC from Emcibacter sp. SYSU 3D8 harbors:
- a CDS encoding demethoxyubiquinone hydroxylase family protein; this translates as MTDTPERLPGTLTLDEEKARMIRVDQAGEYGAVRIYEGQLAVLGARTSGAVIRRMAAQEARHLDKFDRLMTRRQVRPTLLSPVWHMAGFALGAATALIGEKAAMACTVAVEEVIDEHYSRQAERLEDGDPELKTLIEECRAEEIEHKAEAEEQGAREAIGYPVLTGAIKTGARLAIWLSSRV
- a CDS encoding DUF805 domain-containing protein, which produces MSFGRIFGLVWRGFRMVAVFSGRDTRSQFWSYAIFLYLALTMAQIAVTVPLIYGVMERRTELSVGHPELLAAEPDFNRLIPWGIAASAGFCLLLAGAVTRRLHDRGLGGAWGLMALPPMLIVLVVMLARAGTKGPNRYGDDPAAP
- a CDS encoding Lrp/AsnC family transcriptional regulator, coding for MPKLTLDAIDRRILRELQEDARLTNVELADRIGLSPSPCLRRVRILEEAGIIAGYRATLSRKNAGLGLTVFVGVKVERHHDEEATAFQRAVADVPEVIACYLVSGEHDFLLEVVVPDLEGYEQFLMGRLLRLPGVIDVRSNFAIRTVKSPASLPLDHLPV
- a CDS encoding disulfide bond formation protein B, whose translation is MIRSAKPSISGPVVLFAACLAMILGAYGFQYIGGFEPCALCYWQRYAYYAAIPLAGLALVVAATRGTPAARALLILTGLALLAGMGIAGYHAGVEYHWWPGPDTCSGPPVTGDIFHQDIGPGLIRCDQTPWSLFGVSMAGYNFVISGLLALGAFRLALKGRP
- the ada gene encoding bifunctional DNA-binding transcriptional regulator/O6-methylguanine-DNA methyltransferase Ada, with the translated sequence MTPIASTDTSRWQAVLDRDPAGGFVYAVVTTGIYCRPDCPSRRAKRENVRFFDTGEDAQSAGFRACLRCRPGQADRNAALVERACRMIEDAEEAPDLRALAEAAGLSTFHFHRLFKARTGVTPREYARALRDRRVRAALGEASTVTEALYDAGFGSSGRFYAGANASLGMTPTRFKAGGQGETIRYAWGESSLGGVLVAATSRGVCAIMLGDDRAAVLDELRSQFRKAALVPGGADFDLWVAQVVACVDDPRLGLGLPLDIRGTAFQQRVWRALVAIPVGETRTYTQIAESLGTPNAVRAVASACASNPISVAIPCHRVQRIGGALAGYRWGLERKRALLDRESEE
- the alkB gene encoding DNA oxidative demethylase AlkB, with amino-acid sequence MSDGLPSGDLLAGLAGPSTEPLASGAVLLRGFAADEAAALLEAIGRIAAQAPFRHLVTPGGFRMSVAMTNCGAVGWISDRRGYRYGADDPETGKPWPAMPPLFRGLAGRAAREAGFPGFEPEACLINRYEPGARLTLHQDRDEGNLSHPIVSVSLGVPATFLFGGLDRKDKPRRFRVDHGDVAVWGGPSRLAFHGVDALKQGHHDLTGQLRYNLTFRKAL
- a CDS encoding aldo/keto reductase, which codes for MQTMHRRPIPSTGELLPVIGCGTWQAFDVRDGAPLVPVLEELFAAGGSLVDSSPMYGRAEAVAGALLGRMESLDRAFVATKVWTSGRDAGIAQMERSMALLGKTDLMQVHNLLDWRTHFETLRRWKDEGRVRYLGVTHYTPTAHDALEAAMRAEAMDFVQLDYALDDRAAERRLLPLAADKGIAVIVNRPFGGGGLARRVRGRAVPDFAAELGCDTWPQLLLKFILGHPAVTCAIPATANAVHMADNARAGCGPLPDEAMRARIAASFAS
- a CDS encoding 4-oxalocrotonate tautomerase family protein — protein: MPLVTIKGIEGVFSPEQKRDVIERVTEAMVAVEGEALRPYTFVIFEEVKSGDWGIGGKTLAAADVKAMQAAGASRAA